The proteins below are encoded in one region of Mycobacterium pseudokansasii:
- a CDS encoding VOC family protein, whose translation MRLDHVVLWTRDVRAAMDFYTRVVGLMPVRFDEFEAGEAPFPSVRVCEDAIIDLIPVENVTGTESMTRVAGSAGHPVNHVCIAVSKAEYDALDRRLQAAGIDTGARLNRSFGARGWAPQGYYFADPDGNVIEARYYD comes from the coding sequence ATGCGGCTGGACCACGTGGTGCTGTGGACAAGAGACGTGCGGGCGGCGATGGACTTCTACACCAGGGTGGTCGGGCTCATGCCGGTGCGGTTCGACGAGTTCGAGGCGGGAGAAGCACCGTTTCCGAGCGTGCGGGTGTGCGAGGACGCCATCATCGACCTCATCCCCGTGGAAAATGTCACCGGTACCGAGTCGATGACGAGGGTCGCCGGCAGCGCGGGACATCCGGTCAACCACGTCTGCATCGCCGTGTCGAAGGCTGAATACGACGCACTGGACCGACGTCTACAGGCTGCGGGCATCGACACCGGCGCGCGGCTGAACCGAAGCTTCGGCGCCCGGGGCTGGGCGCCGCAGGGCTACTACTTCGCTGATCCGGACGGCAATGTGATCGAGGCGCGCTACTACGACTAA
- a CDS encoding alpha/beta fold hydrolase encodes MAQSTERLVDANGVQLRVVEAGDRGAPVVILAHGFPELAYSWRHQIPALADAGYHVLAPDQRGYGGSSRPEAIEAYDIHQLTADLVGLLDDVGAERAVWVGHDWGAVVVWNAPLLHPDRVVGVAALSVPPLPRAQVPPTEAFRNTFGENFFYILYFQQPGVADAELDGDPARTIRRMIGGLRPPGDQSSALRMLAPGPEGFIDRLPEPDRLPDWISQDELDHYISEFARTGFTGGLNWYRNFDRNWETTAELADAKISVPSLFIAGTADPVLSFTRTDRASEVISGPYREVLIDGAGHWLQQERPDDVNAILLEFLNGVQW; translated from the coding sequence GTGGCTCAATCAACCGAACGGTTAGTCGACGCCAATGGTGTGCAGCTGCGGGTGGTCGAGGCCGGAGATCGCGGCGCACCCGTGGTGATACTGGCCCACGGCTTTCCCGAGCTGGCCTACTCCTGGCGGCACCAGATTCCCGCACTGGCCGACGCCGGCTACCACGTGCTGGCTCCGGATCAACGTGGCTATGGGGGTTCGTCACGTCCGGAGGCGATCGAGGCTTACGACATTCACCAGTTGACGGCCGACCTGGTGGGGCTGCTCGACGACGTGGGCGCCGAGCGCGCCGTCTGGGTGGGTCACGACTGGGGTGCCGTGGTGGTGTGGAATGCGCCGCTGCTGCACCCCGACCGGGTCGTCGGAGTTGCCGCATTGAGCGTTCCACCGTTGCCCCGCGCCCAGGTGCCGCCCACCGAGGCGTTTCGCAACACGTTCGGAGAGAACTTCTTCTACATCCTCTATTTCCAGCAGCCGGGTGTGGCCGATGCTGAGCTCGATGGTGACCCGGCCCGCACGATTCGCCGGATGATCGGCGGTTTGCGGCCACCGGGCGACCAGAGCTCGGCGTTGCGCATGCTGGCGCCCGGACCTGAGGGCTTCATCGACCGGCTGCCGGAACCGGACCGGCTGCCGGACTGGATCAGTCAGGACGAACTGGACCACTACATCAGCGAATTCGCCCGCACCGGTTTTACCGGCGGGCTCAACTGGTATCGCAATTTCGACCGCAATTGGGAGACCACGGCCGAACTCGCTGACGCCAAAATCTCGGTACCCTCCCTGTTCATCGCCGGGACCGCGGACCCGGTGCTGTCCTTCACCCGTACCGACCGCGCTTCGGAGGTGATCAGCGGTCCCTACCGCGAGGTGCTGATCGACGGCGCCGGGCACTGGTTGCAGCAGGAGCGGCCCGACGACGTCAACGCGATACTGCTCGAGTTCCTCAACGGGGTGCAGTGGTGA
- a CDS encoding LLM class flavin-dependent oxidoreductase, with translation MTGVPLRFGVFITPFHPTGQSPTVALEYDMDRVVALDRLGFDEAWFGEHHSGGYELIACPEVFIAAAAERTKHIRLGTGVVSLPYHHPLMVADRWVLLDHLTRGRVMFGTGPGALPSDAYMMGIDPIDQRRMMQESLEAILALFRAAPDERIDRHSDWFTLREAHLHIRPYTWPYPEISTAAMISPSGPRLAGALGTSLLSLSMSVPGGYAALENTWGVVCEQAAKVGRDEPDRRDWRVLSIMHLADTRNQAYDDCTYGLPDFSKYFGAAGFVPLSNSVEGARSTREFVEEYAAKGNCCIGTPEDAIAHIEDLLDRSGGFGTLLLLGHDWAAPQATFHSYDLFASKVIPYFKGQLEAPRASHEWAKGKREDLIGRAGQAVVNAVNEHVAEHQSGES, from the coding sequence GTGACGGGGGTGCCACTTCGCTTCGGCGTCTTCATCACGCCGTTTCACCCGACCGGCCAATCCCCCACGGTGGCACTGGAATACGACATGGACCGCGTGGTCGCGCTGGACCGCCTGGGCTTCGACGAGGCCTGGTTCGGCGAACATCACTCCGGCGGCTACGAGCTGATCGCCTGTCCGGAGGTCTTCATCGCAGCCGCGGCCGAACGGACCAAGCACATTCGACTCGGTACCGGAGTGGTCTCGTTGCCCTACCACCATCCGCTGATGGTGGCCGACCGCTGGGTGCTGCTGGATCACCTGACCCGTGGCCGGGTGATGTTCGGCACGGGCCCAGGCGCACTGCCGTCTGACGCCTACATGATGGGCATTGATCCCATCGACCAGCGCCGAATGATGCAGGAGTCTCTCGAGGCGATTCTTGCCTTGTTCCGTGCCGCGCCAGATGAGCGCATCGACCGCCATTCCGACTGGTTCACCCTGCGCGAGGCGCACCTACACATCCGCCCGTACACCTGGCCGTACCCTGAAATCTCAACGGCAGCAATGATTTCGCCGTCCGGGCCAAGGCTGGCCGGAGCGCTGGGCACGTCGCTGCTGTCGTTGTCGATGTCGGTGCCCGGCGGGTATGCGGCGCTGGAGAACACCTGGGGAGTGGTCTGCGAGCAGGCCGCCAAAGTCGGACGGGACGAGCCCGATCGTCGCGACTGGCGGGTGCTGTCCATCATGCATTTGGCTGACACCCGGAACCAGGCCTACGACGACTGCACCTATGGGCTGCCCGATTTCTCGAAGTACTTTGGCGCGGCAGGATTTGTCCCGCTATCCAACTCCGTCGAGGGCGCGCGATCCACTCGGGAGTTCGTCGAAGAGTATGCCGCCAAGGGGAATTGCTGCATTGGCACACCTGAGGACGCGATCGCCCACATCGAGGACCTGCTGGACCGCTCGGGCGGCTTCGGAACTCTGCTGTTGCTCGGCCACGACTGGGCCGCGCCACAGGCGACTTTCCACTCCTACGACCTATTCGCCAGCAAAGTGATTCCCTATTTCAAGGGCCAGCTCGAAGCGCCCCGCGCGTCGCACGAGTGGGCCAAGGGCAAGCGTGAGGACTTGATCGGCCGCGCGGGCCAGGCGGTCGTCAATGCCGTCAACGAGCACGTGGCCGAGCACCAAAGCGGTGAAAGCTGA
- a CDS encoding zinc-binding dehydrogenase, with amino-acid sequence MRAAVLRNGRMVYRDDVPDPAPGPGQVLVNVLACGICGSDLHFAAHGEEMLALTDQMSRGAGGPNVDLNRDVFMGHEFSAEILEAGPDTETQPPGTLVTSIPVLLSAKGFEPIIYSNDTIGGYAERMLLSAALLLPIPNGLDPKHAALAEPMAVGLHAVNKSGIAPGETALVLGCGPIGMSIIAALRLRGVETIVASDFSSKRRELATTMGAHRTVDPAQGSPFDTVKAAVVFEAIGVPGIIDDVMRRARPGTRLVVAGVCMQTDTMHPFFAIAKEINVQFVLAYGPDEFAESLRAIAEGDIDVSPLITGEVGLDGVGAAFDDLTDPERQCKILVTPQA; translated from the coding sequence ATGCGCGCCGCGGTGTTACGCAATGGACGCATGGTGTACCGGGACGACGTGCCCGACCCGGCTCCCGGCCCGGGCCAGGTACTGGTCAACGTGCTGGCATGCGGAATCTGCGGTTCTGACCTGCATTTCGCCGCGCACGGCGAGGAGATGCTGGCGCTCACCGATCAGATGTCGCGTGGCGCTGGCGGACCCAACGTCGATCTGAACCGTGACGTCTTCATGGGTCACGAATTCAGCGCCGAAATACTCGAAGCGGGACCCGATACCGAAACCCAGCCACCCGGAACGTTGGTCACGTCGATTCCGGTGTTGCTGTCGGCCAAGGGCTTCGAGCCGATCATCTACAGCAACGACACAATCGGCGGCTATGCCGAACGGATGCTACTCTCGGCCGCGCTGCTGCTGCCCATTCCGAATGGCCTGGACCCCAAACATGCCGCCCTCGCCGAACCGATGGCGGTGGGGCTGCACGCCGTCAACAAGTCGGGCATTGCGCCCGGTGAGACGGCCCTCGTACTTGGTTGCGGTCCGATCGGCATGTCCATTATCGCGGCACTTCGGTTGCGTGGCGTTGAAACCATTGTGGCATCCGACTTTTCGTCGAAGCGACGGGAACTGGCCACGACGATGGGCGCGCACCGGACGGTAGACCCGGCGCAGGGCTCGCCATTCGACACCGTCAAGGCTGCGGTGGTTTTCGAGGCGATCGGCGTACCGGGGATCATCGATGACGTAATGCGACGGGCCCGGCCGGGCACGCGGCTGGTCGTCGCAGGAGTGTGCATGCAGACCGACACCATGCATCCGTTTTTCGCAATTGCCAAAGAGATCAACGTGCAATTCGTGCTTGCCTATGGCCCGGATGAATTCGCCGAGTCACTGCGTGCGATCGCCGAGGGTGATATCGACGTCAGCCCGCTGATCACCGGGGAGGTCGGCCTGGACGGGGTCGGTGCGGCCTTCGACGACCTCACCGATCCCGAGCGGCAGTGCAAGATTCTGGTCACGCCCCAGGCTTAG
- a CDS encoding adenylate/guanylate cyclase domain-containing protein: MADTSYAPCGDLSLACQVFGDGPIELVWAGSFASHVELYWTMPEFGSLMEKLGTFARILLFDKAGVGLSDPVPRVRTLDERAAEIEAVMDAAGFGKAALLGVSEGGPAAILFAATRPERTRALILTGTTSYNAAQSWDDLECDPALLRARVVGELGEDYVPSLEWIARSQEFGRAVRSAWGSGAALKCVLSSIRSTRQLGMFERMCASPGMARATAEAAFRIDVRAILPTITVPTLVLHARDDPGVPVQSGRYLADHIPGARLVELEGADHAPWFTDPDRVATEIEELLTGSHTAPAQSHRALRTVLFTDIVASTEHAAAMGDQRWRAVLQRFGEITAEIAQRFGGTVVKSTGDGHLTTFDGPTQAIRCAEALRAGAETLGIEIRVGIHTGECELLDCDIGGIAVHIAARILGQAGAGDILVSCTVRDLVVGSGTGFEDRGSVELRGVPGAWQLLAVERHGARAGSAEAQLVATATPGPRSAMRRSDRAVAVMAKRTPWILRGIARFSAATGRR; the protein is encoded by the coding sequence GTGGCGGACACGTCGTACGCACCCTGCGGCGATCTCAGCCTGGCATGTCAGGTATTCGGCGACGGGCCGATCGAGCTGGTCTGGGCCGGGTCGTTCGCAAGCCACGTCGAGCTGTATTGGACGATGCCCGAATTCGGGTCCCTTATGGAGAAGCTGGGCACGTTCGCCCGGATCCTGTTGTTCGACAAGGCCGGGGTGGGGCTGTCGGATCCTGTCCCAAGAGTTCGCACGCTCGACGAACGAGCAGCCGAGATCGAGGCCGTCATGGATGCCGCCGGCTTCGGCAAGGCCGCCCTGCTCGGTGTAAGTGAGGGCGGCCCGGCCGCCATCCTGTTCGCCGCGACGCGCCCGGAACGAACGCGGGCTCTGATCCTCACCGGTACGACGTCGTACAACGCCGCCCAGAGCTGGGATGACCTGGAGTGCGACCCGGCGCTGCTGCGGGCGCGCGTGGTCGGTGAGCTGGGTGAGGACTACGTACCGTCGCTGGAATGGATCGCCCGGTCCCAGGAATTCGGTCGCGCCGTCCGGTCGGCCTGGGGCAGCGGCGCGGCACTCAAGTGCGTCCTGTCGTCGATCCGGTCCACGCGCCAGCTGGGAATGTTCGAGCGCATGTGCGCCAGTCCGGGGATGGCGCGGGCGACGGCCGAAGCGGCATTCCGGATCGACGTCAGGGCGATCCTGCCGACTATCACTGTGCCGACGCTCGTCCTGCATGCCCGCGATGACCCTGGCGTGCCGGTGCAGTCGGGCCGCTACCTGGCTGACCACATTCCCGGTGCGCGCCTGGTTGAGCTCGAGGGCGCGGACCACGCGCCCTGGTTCACCGATCCCGACAGGGTCGCGACCGAGATTGAGGAGCTGCTCACCGGCAGCCATACCGCACCGGCGCAGTCGCATCGCGCCCTGCGAACGGTGTTGTTCACCGACATCGTCGCCTCGACCGAACATGCCGCGGCGATGGGCGACCAGCGGTGGCGGGCGGTGCTCCAACGCTTCGGTGAGATCACTGCCGAAATCGCCCAACGATTCGGCGGCACGGTGGTCAAAAGCACCGGCGATGGGCATCTCACCACGTTCGACGGCCCGACACAGGCGATCCGTTGCGCAGAGGCGTTACGTGCTGGCGCTGAGACGCTGGGCATCGAGATCCGCGTAGGCATCCACACCGGCGAGTGTGAACTGCTCGACTGCGACATCGGCGGGATTGCGGTACACATCGCGGCGCGGATCCTCGGCCAAGCAGGGGCAGGTGACATCCTGGTCTCCTGCACGGTCCGTGACCTCGTGGTCGGCTCCGGCACCGGCTTCGAGGATCGCGGCAGCGTTGAGCTGCGCGGTGTGCCCGGCGCCTGGCAACTCCTGGCGGTCGAGCGTCACGGCGCGCGGGCCGGATCGGCCGAGGCGCAATTGGTGGCAACGGCTACCCCCGGCCCTCGCTCCGCGATGCGCCGGTCGGATCGCGCGGTCGCGGTGATGGCGAAGCGGACACCGTGGATATTGCGCGGGATCGCCCGGTTCTCCGCGGCCACCGGTCGCAGATAA